From the Micromonospora lupini genome, one window contains:
- the argG gene encoding argininosuccinate synthase gives MSKVLTSLPIGERVGIAFSGGLDTSVAVAWMRDKGAVPCAYTADIGQYDEPDIGSVPGRALSYGAEVARLVDCRAALVEEGLAALTCGAFHIRTGGRAYFNTTPLGRAVTGTLLVRAMISDDVQIWGDGSTFKGNDIERFYRYGLLANPQLRIYKPWLDTDFVTELGGRKEMSEWLLERGLPYRDSTEKAYSTDANIWGATHEAKTLEHLDTGIETVSPIMGVRFWDPSVEIPTEDVTIGFDQGRPVTINGKEFGSPVDLVLEANAIGGRHGLGMSDQIENRIIEAKSRGIYEAPGMALLHAAYERLVNAIHNEDTLANYHSEGRRLGRLMYEGRWLDPQALMLRESLQRWVGTAVTGEVTLRLRRGEDYSILDTTGPAFSYHPDKLSMERTEDSAFGPSDRIGQLTMRNLDIADSRAKLEQYASLGMVGGAARQPMIGAAQAASTGLIGAMPEGGAEAIASRGVASAADEALDRAAMEFGVD, from the coding sequence GTGTCCAAGGTTCTCACCTCCCTGCCCATCGGCGAACGTGTCGGCATCGCCTTCTCCGGCGGCCTCGACACCTCTGTCGCGGTCGCGTGGATGCGCGACAAGGGTGCCGTCCCCTGCGCCTACACCGCCGACATCGGCCAGTACGACGAGCCCGACATCGGCTCGGTGCCCGGCCGTGCGCTCAGCTACGGCGCCGAGGTCGCCCGGCTGGTCGACTGCCGCGCCGCCCTGGTGGAGGAGGGCCTGGCGGCGCTCACCTGCGGCGCCTTCCACATCCGCACCGGCGGGCGGGCGTACTTCAACACCACCCCGCTGGGCCGCGCCGTGACCGGCACCCTGCTGGTGCGGGCGATGATCTCCGACGACGTCCAGATCTGGGGCGACGGCTCGACCTTCAAGGGCAACGACATCGAGCGGTTCTACCGCTACGGATTGCTGGCCAACCCACAACTGCGCATCTACAAGCCGTGGCTCGACACCGACTTCGTCACCGAGCTGGGTGGTCGTAAGGAGATGTCGGAGTGGCTGCTCGAACGCGGCCTGCCGTATCGGGACAGCACCGAGAAGGCATACTCCACCGACGCCAACATCTGGGGCGCGACCCACGAGGCGAAGACCCTGGAGCACCTCGACACCGGCATCGAGACGGTCAGCCCGATCATGGGAGTCCGGTTCTGGGACCCGTCGGTGGAGATCCCGACCGAGGACGTCACGATCGGCTTCGACCAGGGCCGACCGGTGACGATCAACGGCAAGGAGTTCGGCAGCCCCGTCGACCTGGTGCTGGAGGCCAACGCCATCGGCGGCCGGCACGGCCTGGGCATGTCCGACCAGATCGAGAACCGGATCATCGAGGCCAAGAGCCGGGGCATCTACGAGGCGCCCGGCATGGCGCTGCTGCACGCCGCGTACGAGCGGCTTGTCAACGCCATCCACAACGAGGACACCCTGGCCAACTACCACAGCGAGGGCCGCCGCCTCGGCCGCCTGATGTACGAGGGCCGCTGGCTCGACCCGCAGGCCCTGATGCTGCGCGAGTCGTTGCAGCGCTGGGTCGGCACGGCGGTCACCGGCGAGGTGACGCTGCGGCTGCGCCGGGGCGAGGACTACTCGATCCTGGACACGACCGGCCCCGCGTTCAGCTACCACCCGGACAAGCTGTCGATGGAGCGCACCGAGGATTCGGCGTTCGGCCCGTCCGACCGGATCGGCCAGCTCACCATGCGCAACCTGGACATCGCCGACTCGCGGGCGAAGCTCGAGCAGTACGCCTCCCTCGGCATGGTCGGCGGCGCGGCGCGGCAGCCGATGATCGGCGCCGCGCAGGCGGCCTCGACCGGGTTGATCGGCGCGATGCCCGAGGGTGGCGCGGAGGCCATCGCCTCCCGGGGTGTCGCCTCCGCCGCCGACGAGGCGCTCGACCGCGCCGCCATGGAGTTCGGCGTCGACTGA
- a CDS encoding thiamine pyrophosphate-requiring protein, with protein sequence MSADHTAPGEGGALPRRPTVADHIVSRLASWGVRRYFGYPGDGINGITSALQRTNERAQFVQVRHEETAGFAASAHVKYGGGPLGCALVTSGPGAIHLLNGLYDAKLDHQPVVALVGHTAVTAEGGGYYQEVDLLALYKDVAAAFLAQLDHPAQVRHLVDRACRTALSRRTVTALVLPSDLQDEPAIPDPPHAHGYYHTSNVPSSTPTVPPQADLRRAAEVLRGGERVAMLVGQGALGAEAEVREIAHRLGAGVATALLGFTTVDHREPWVTGAIGLLGTRPSWQLMSGCDRLLIVGSNMPYSEFYPPPGQARAVQIDLDGTQLGLRYPTEVNLTGDARPTLRALLDELGPGPGPTAWRGEIAEATSAWRRVQRDLAAQTADPVNPQLLFTTLSDRLPDDAMLAVDCGTATAWYARHVQVRPGMLASLSGTLLSMGGAMPYALSAKFAHPDRPLIAMIGDGAMQMNGVNELITVAKYWRGWTDPRFVVLVLNNRDLAFVSWEQRSSEGTPMFPDSQQLPDIGYHRWAEVLGLHGELVDAPEQVPGVWERALTADRPVVINALVDPAELMLPPHFTVEQARKTAAAVLRGDTDWAGIIRRGLPATVASYRPRRRER encoded by the coding sequence GTGAGCGCAGACCACACGGCACCGGGCGAAGGGGGCGCCCTGCCCCGGCGTCCGACAGTCGCGGACCACATCGTGTCCCGCCTGGCGAGCTGGGGCGTGCGCCGCTACTTCGGCTATCCCGGCGACGGCATCAACGGCATCACCTCGGCCCTGCAACGCACGAACGAGCGCGCCCAGTTCGTCCAGGTACGGCACGAAGAGACCGCCGGCTTCGCCGCCTCCGCGCACGTCAAGTACGGCGGCGGGCCGCTTGGGTGCGCGCTGGTGACCAGCGGGCCCGGCGCCATCCACCTGCTCAACGGCCTGTACGACGCCAAACTCGACCACCAGCCGGTGGTCGCCCTGGTCGGGCACACCGCTGTCACCGCCGAGGGCGGCGGCTACTACCAGGAGGTCGACCTCCTCGCCCTCTACAAGGACGTCGCGGCGGCGTTCCTGGCCCAGCTCGACCACCCGGCGCAGGTCCGCCACCTCGTCGACCGGGCGTGCCGCACGGCGCTGTCCCGGCGTACCGTCACCGCTCTGGTGCTCCCCTCGGACCTGCAGGACGAGCCGGCCATCCCCGATCCGCCGCACGCGCACGGCTACTACCACACGAGCAACGTGCCGAGCAGCACGCCGACCGTACCGCCGCAGGCGGACCTGCGCCGCGCCGCCGAGGTGCTGCGCGGCGGCGAGCGGGTGGCCATGCTTGTCGGGCAGGGCGCGCTTGGCGCCGAGGCCGAGGTCCGCGAGATCGCCCACCGGCTCGGCGCAGGGGTGGCCACCGCGCTGCTCGGCTTCACCACAGTCGACCATCGCGAGCCCTGGGTGACAGGTGCCATCGGGCTGCTCGGCACCCGGCCGAGCTGGCAGCTCATGAGCGGCTGCGACAGGCTGCTGATCGTCGGCAGCAACATGCCGTACTCGGAGTTCTACCCGCCGCCGGGACAGGCCCGCGCGGTGCAGATCGACCTGGACGGCACCCAGCTCGGGCTGCGCTACCCGACCGAGGTGAACCTGACCGGCGACGCCCGCCCCACGCTGCGGGCGCTGCTTGACGAGCTGGGCCCCGGCCCCGGCCCGACCGCCTGGCGGGGGGAGATCGCCGAGGCCACCTCGGCGTGGCGGCGCGTCCAGCGCGACCTGGCCGCGCAGACCGCCGACCCGGTGAACCCGCAACTGCTGTTCACCACGCTCAGCGACCGGCTCCCCGACGACGCGATGCTCGCCGTGGACTGTGGCACCGCGACCGCCTGGTACGCCCGGCACGTGCAGGTCCGGCCCGGGATGCTGGCCAGCCTCTCCGGGACGCTGCTGTCGATGGGCGGCGCCATGCCGTACGCGCTGAGCGCCAAGTTCGCCCACCCGGACCGGCCCCTGATCGCGATGATCGGCGACGGGGCCATGCAGATGAACGGCGTCAACGAGCTGATCACCGTGGCGAAGTACTGGCGCGGCTGGACCGACCCGCGGTTCGTGGTGCTGGTGCTCAACAACCGGGACCTGGCGTTCGTCAGCTGGGAACAGCGCTCCAGCGAGGGCACGCCGATGTTCCCGGACAGCCAGCAACTGCCGGACATCGGCTACCACCGGTGGGCCGAGGTGCTCGGGCTGCACGGGGAACTCGTCGACGCGCCCGAGCAGGTGCCCGGCGTCTGGGAGCGCGCGCTGACCGCTGACCGGCCGGTCGTCATCAACGCCCTGGTCGACCCGGCCGAGCTGATGCTGCCGCCGCACTTCACCGTCGAGCAGGCCCGCAAGACCGCGGCGGCGGTGCTTCGGGGCGACACCGACTGGGCCGGCATCATCCGCCGCGGCCTGCCCGCGACTGTCGCCAGCTACCGCCCCCGCCGCCGCGAACGCTGA
- a CDS encoding N-acetylglucosamine kinase has translation MSDTVVVGLDVGGTSTRATALTLAGERLGTGRAGGGNPTSHGAERAAAELLTALREALADVDPTRVAAGTIGLAGAPRLLADPAGRAAFDRAWHDAGLRCPYAVHGDALVAYASGTAEPDGTVLIAGTGAITAQVTDLRLDRIADGHGWLLGDAGSGFWLGREAVRRLLADLDAGHAPGTLGTAVLTDLLGSADVAPRPRDTVDATIQAVTRKPPIELARLAPLVVTAATDGEPVATALIAEAAAHLAGSVGRIRPAGATTPVVLGGGLLTADTPLATAVRAEIARHWPTAPVRTAGDGAAAAAWLAARGLSEVTDPAALHARLFPTP, from the coding sequence ATGTCCGACACCGTCGTGGTCGGTCTCGACGTCGGGGGTACGTCCACCCGGGCGACCGCCCTGACCCTCGCCGGCGAACGCCTCGGCACCGGCCGAGCCGGCGGTGGCAACCCCACCAGCCACGGCGCCGAACGGGCCGCCGCCGAACTGTTGACCGCGCTCCGCGAAGCGCTCGCCGACGTCGACCCGACCCGGGTGGCCGCCGGCACCATCGGGCTGGCCGGCGCACCCCGGCTCCTCGCCGACCCCGCCGGGCGGGCCGCCTTCGACCGGGCCTGGCACGACGCCGGCCTGCGCTGCCCGTACGCCGTGCACGGCGACGCCCTGGTCGCCTACGCCTCCGGCACCGCCGAGCCCGACGGGACGGTGCTCATCGCCGGCACCGGCGCGATCACCGCACAGGTCACCGACCTGCGACTCGACCGGATCGCCGACGGCCACGGCTGGCTGCTCGGCGACGCCGGCTCGGGCTTCTGGCTCGGTCGCGAGGCGGTCCGCCGGCTCCTCGCCGACCTGGACGCCGGCCACGCGCCGGGCACGCTGGGCACGGCGGTGCTCACCGACCTGCTGGGCAGCGCCGACGTGGCCCCCCGCCCCCGCGACACCGTGGACGCCACGATCCAGGCGGTCACCCGCAAACCGCCGATTGAGCTGGCCCGGCTGGCACCACTTGTCGTCACCGCCGCGACCGACGGCGAACCGGTCGCCACCGCGCTGATCGCCGAGGCCGCCGCCCACCTCGCCGGGAGCGTCGGCCGGATCCGCCCCGCCGGGGCGACGACGCCCGTCGTGCTCGGCGGCGGGCTGCTCACCGCGGACACCCCGCTGGCCACTGCGGTCCGTGCCGAGATCGCACGACACTGGCCGACCGCTCCCGTGCGCACCGCCGGCGACGGAGCCGCCGCCGCAGCCTGGCTAGCCGCCCGCGGCCTATCCGAGGTGACCGACCCAGCCGCCCTGCACGCCCGCCTCTTCCCCACCCCCTGA
- a CDS encoding PucR family transcriptional regulator, whose protein sequence is MAAVFPTVREVLALDPVRHGAPRVVAGDAGLDRPVRWVHVAEVPDIATLLGGGELVLTTGIGLPADDAGLRAFIGDLADVGVSGLVVELGRRYVSGVPRVMVAAAERRDLPLVELRRATPFVRITEAVHALIVDAQLTELRATEEIHQRFTDLSVEGADAAEVIRQAAELSGCPVVLENLSRQVLGYDPAGESAELLLDGWEQHSRRIRPAGRTAYDPDSGWLVTVVGARGQDWGRLLLRWPASGDAPSARADEPTVAPPTRLTILIERAASTLALGRLIRRDAEGLERQLHRTLLTALLDHSRPVDEVALRAKALGVALDRRHLVGVMVRQRADDPAGEGGPEAGQARLRDLSEAVGQALREAKLTALTSAVDDNSVGALLALPDPAAEDRALSAFASALRRVRLDAGTGRAAAGDGSRGGGLGAVIVAAGSGVSSLREARRSLVEARQIAEAARRDRRDLPIFRLPHVGLAGLLHLLRDEPRLQTFVERELGPLLEYDAQHPRERLLDTLRAYLEQGRNKSAGAAAAHLSRPAFYERLARIARILDVDLDSVEASLSLHVALLALEAVRTP, encoded by the coding sequence GTGGCGGCCGTGTTCCCTACCGTCCGTGAGGTCCTCGCCCTGGATCCCGTCCGCCACGGCGCTCCGCGCGTGGTGGCCGGGGACGCCGGGCTGGACCGGCCGGTGCGCTGGGTGCACGTCGCCGAGGTGCCCGACATCGCCACCCTGCTCGGCGGCGGCGAGCTGGTGCTCACCACGGGCATCGGGCTGCCGGCCGACGACGCGGGACTGCGCGCGTTCATCGGCGACCTCGCCGACGTGGGTGTCTCCGGGCTCGTCGTCGAGCTGGGCCGCCGGTACGTCAGCGGCGTGCCCCGGGTGATGGTCGCCGCCGCCGAGCGGCGCGACCTGCCGCTGGTCGAGCTGCGCCGGGCCACCCCGTTCGTGCGGATCACCGAGGCGGTGCACGCGCTGATCGTCGACGCGCAGCTCACCGAGCTGCGGGCCACCGAGGAGATCCACCAGCGGTTCACCGACCTCTCCGTCGAGGGCGCCGACGCGGCCGAGGTGATCCGGCAGGCCGCCGAGCTGTCCGGGTGCCCCGTCGTGCTGGAGAACCTGTCCCGGCAGGTCCTCGGGTACGACCCGGCGGGGGAGAGCGCCGAACTGCTGCTGGACGGCTGGGAGCAGCACTCCCGGCGGATCCGGCCGGCCGGGCGCACCGCGTACGACCCGGACAGCGGCTGGTTGGTGACCGTCGTCGGCGCCCGGGGACAGGACTGGGGGCGGCTGCTGCTGCGCTGGCCGGCCAGCGGGGATGCGCCAAGCGCCCGAGCCGACGAGCCGACAGTCGCCCCGCCCACCCGGCTCACCATCCTCATCGAGCGGGCCGCGTCGACCCTCGCGTTGGGCCGGTTGATCCGCCGCGACGCCGAAGGGCTGGAACGGCAGCTCCACCGCACCCTGCTCACGGCGTTGCTCGACCACTCCCGACCTGTCGACGAGGTGGCGCTGCGGGCCAAGGCGCTCGGCGTGGCGCTGGACCGGCGGCACCTCGTCGGCGTGATGGTTCGCCAGCGGGCCGACGACCCCGCCGGAGAGGGCGGCCCCGAGGCCGGCCAGGCCCGACTGCGGGACCTCTCCGAGGCCGTCGGCCAGGCGCTGCGGGAGGCGAAGCTGACCGCGCTGACAAGCGCGGTCGACGACAACTCGGTGGGCGCGCTGCTGGCGCTCCCCGACCCGGCCGCCGAGGACCGCGCGCTGTCCGCGTTCGCAAGCGCGCTTCGTCGGGTACGCCTCGACGCCGGCACGGGCCGCGCGGCAGCCGGCGACGGCTCCCGGGGTGGTGGCCTCGGCGCGGTGATCGTGGCCGCCGGGTCCGGGGTGAGCAGCCTGCGCGAGGCGCGACGGTCGCTCGTCGAGGCGAGGCAGATCGCCGAGGCGGCCCGGCGGGATCGGCGCGACCTGCCGATCTTCCGACTGCCGCACGTGGGCCTGGCGGGGCTGCTGCACCTGTTGCGCGACGAGCCCCGGCTGCAGACCTTCGTGGAACGCGAACTCGGCCCACTGCTGGAGTACGACGCCCAGCACCCGCGGGAGCGGCTGCTCGACACTCTCCGGGCCTACCTGGAGCAGGGGCGCAACAAGTCCGCAGGCGCAGCCGCCGCTCACCTGTCCCGACCGGCCTTCTACGAACGTCTGGCCCGCATCGCCCGCATCCTCGACGTGGACCTCGACTCGGTGGAGGCAAGCCTCTCCCTGCACGTGGCCCTGCTGGCCCTGGAAGCAGTCCGAACCCCCTGA
- a CDS encoding MurR/RpiR family transcriptional regulator has translation MVDHEVDTAAVTAVVDAHVTDRRNSPSDGVLARVRNGLGELTGALRRVAEHVLSDPEAAARATIVELAERSGTSPATITRFCRAMGFEGYADLRLGIAAETGRARSAGWTVDIGREIQPNDPLARVLDQIMAADTRAMHDTATLLDLGEVERAAVAIAGANRVNIFGASGSALVGEEMQFSLHRIGVAAWAWSDVHEGLASAALLGVGDVALGISHTGQTRETIEMLAEAGSRGATTLALTGFPRSPLAELADIVLLTASQATTFRPDALSARHPQLVVLDLLYIAVAQRTHDRAHAAFRRTAQAVDGHKAAKGVVS, from the coding sequence ATGGTTGATCACGAGGTGGACACCGCCGCGGTGACCGCGGTGGTCGACGCCCACGTGACCGACCGGAGGAACTCACCGTCCGACGGGGTGCTGGCCCGGGTGCGCAACGGGCTCGGCGAGCTGACCGGCGCGCTGCGCCGCGTCGCCGAGCACGTCCTCAGCGACCCCGAGGCCGCCGCACGCGCCACAATCGTGGAGCTGGCCGAGCGCAGCGGCACCTCACCGGCCACCATCACCCGCTTCTGCCGGGCGATGGGCTTCGAGGGGTACGCCGACCTGCGGCTGGGCATCGCCGCCGAGACCGGCCGGGCCCGCTCGGCCGGCTGGACAGTCGACATCGGCCGCGAGATCCAGCCGAACGACCCCCTCGCGCGGGTCCTCGACCAGATCATGGCCGCCGACACCCGGGCGATGCACGACACCGCCACGCTGCTCGACCTGGGCGAGGTGGAACGCGCCGCGGTGGCGATCGCCGGGGCCAACCGGGTGAACATCTTCGGCGCCAGCGGCAGCGCCCTGGTCGGCGAGGAGATGCAGTTCAGCCTGCACCGCATCGGGGTGGCCGCCTGGGCCTGGAGCGACGTGCACGAGGGGCTGGCCAGCGCCGCGCTGCTCGGCGTCGGCGACGTCGCGCTCGGCATCTCGCACACCGGCCAGACCCGGGAGACCATCGAGATGCTCGCGGAGGCGGGCAGCCGGGGCGCCACGACCCTCGCCCTCACCGGTTTTCCCCGCTCACCGCTTGCCGAACTGGCCGACATCGTGCTGCTCACCGCCAGCCAGGCCACCACCTTCCGGCCGGACGCGCTCTCCGCCCGCCACCCGCAACTGGTGGTCCTCGACCTGCTCTACATCGCCGTCGCCCAGCGCACCCACGACCGCGCCCACGCGGCCTTCCGGCGTACCGCGCAGGCCGTCGACGGGCACAAGGCCGCGAAAGGGGTCGTCTCATGA
- a CDS encoding glutamate cyclase domain-containing protein — protein MRIDETIAALERVAAREVGRGSEALARPAAGGLLAAARSLAAAAPDAAVFTGFFIPGAEPPAAETDGPLGAVQIAAALCLLGGRCRLVTDQPCAPVVEAAVAAAAPGLPVDVAPLRGYEEWAAALLPRYGRLTHLIACERVGPGVDGRPHNMRGEDIGAHTAPLDRLYTVGSAYRIGIGDGGNELGMGRLPADLIGRVVASGERIRCVVGADALLVGGTSNWAAAALVGALSLLRPEVPALRTLLAPAWSSDLLAAIVSAGAVDGIRRRPTLSVDGLDWPAYAEPLTEIADLVRAGR, from the coding sequence GTGCGTATCGACGAGACCATCGCCGCGTTGGAACGCGTCGCCGCGCGCGAGGTGGGCCGGGGCAGCGAGGCACTGGCCCGGCCGGCTGCCGGCGGACTGCTGGCCGCCGCCCGGTCGCTCGCCGCCGCCGCGCCGGACGCCGCGGTGTTCACCGGCTTCTTCATCCCGGGCGCCGAGCCACCGGCCGCGGAGACCGACGGTCCGCTCGGCGCGGTCCAGATCGCCGCCGCGCTGTGCCTGCTCGGTGGGAGGTGCCGGCTCGTCACCGACCAGCCCTGCGCACCGGTGGTCGAGGCGGCCGTCGCCGCCGCCGCGCCGGGCCTGCCGGTCGACGTCGCGCCACTGCGGGGGTACGAGGAGTGGGCCGCCGCGCTCCTGCCCCGCTACGGCCGGCTGACGCACCTCATCGCGTGCGAACGGGTCGGGCCCGGAGTGGACGGTCGACCCCACAACATGCGCGGCGAGGACATCGGCGCGCACACGGCACCGCTGGACCGGCTCTACACCGTCGGGTCGGCGTACCGGATCGGCATCGGCGACGGCGGCAACGAACTCGGCATGGGCCGCCTGCCGGCGGACCTGATCGGTCGGGTGGTCGCCTCGGGCGAGCGGATCCGGTGCGTCGTGGGCGCGGACGCGCTGCTCGTCGGCGGCACCTCCAACTGGGCCGCCGCCGCCCTCGTCGGCGCGCTGTCGCTGCTGCGCCCCGAGGTGCCCGCGCTTCGGACGCTGCTGGCGCCCGCCTGGTCGTCCGACCTGTTGGCCGCGATCGTCTCGGCGGGCGCGGTGGACGGGATTCGCCGCCGCCCCACGCTCAGCGTCGACGGCCTCGACTGGCCCGCGTACGCCGAACCGCTCACCGAGATCGCCGACCTCGTCAGGGCAGGCCGGTAG
- the murD gene encoding UDP-N-acetylmuramoyl-L-alanine--D-glutamate ligase: protein MRLSDLRGRTVAVWGTGREGRAAVTAIAAHGPAELVAVDDSANFLSLPWDGPLAEAAPLVTGEAGFARLAAADVVVRSPGVPQTHPWLVELRRRGVPVTQGTALWMADHAARTVGVTGSKGKSTTSSLISHLLTAMGRPNVFGGNIGVPTLDLPEAELYVLELSSYQCSDLTDSPRVAVVTALFPEHLDAHGGEREYYRDKLNLLAHDPQTIVVNGADPRLAAELGELPAVRAGRPDTTHVATGADGTQWFHLGDRPLFPRAVLPLVGRHNEGNLCVALAVLDALGIDVVAAKDHLAVAVAEFQGLAHRLTEITDPSGLTFVDDTLATSPYAAMHAIDAYEGRPLTVIVGGNDRGLDYTPLAEHLAERELTVIGIPDSGARIVAALDGLPKVRTELVDDLMDAVRLSREVTPAGGVVLLSPAAPSYGRFRNFEHRSEVFAQAVADTAG, encoded by the coding sequence GTGCGCCTGTCTGACCTGCGCGGACGTACAGTCGCCGTCTGGGGGACCGGCCGGGAGGGCCGGGCCGCTGTGACGGCGATCGCCGCGCACGGCCCCGCCGAGCTGGTCGCCGTCGACGACAGCGCCAACTTCCTGTCCCTGCCCTGGGACGGCCCGCTGGCCGAGGCGGCCCCGCTGGTCACCGGCGAGGCGGGCTTCGCCCGGCTGGCCGCCGCCGACGTGGTGGTCCGCTCGCCAGGCGTACCGCAGACCCACCCCTGGCTTGTCGAGCTGCGCCGACGCGGCGTGCCCGTCACCCAGGGCACCGCGCTGTGGATGGCGGACCACGCCGCGCGGACCGTCGGGGTCACCGGCAGCAAGGGCAAGAGCACCACCTCCAGCCTGATCAGCCACCTGCTCACCGCGATGGGCCGCCCGAACGTCTTCGGCGGCAACATCGGCGTGCCCACCCTCGACCTGCCCGAGGCGGAGCTGTACGTGCTGGAGCTGTCCAGCTACCAGTGCAGCGACCTCACCGACTCGCCCCGGGTGGCAGTGGTCACCGCCCTCTTCCCCGAGCACCTGGACGCGCACGGCGGCGAGCGGGAGTACTACCGCGACAAGCTCAACCTGCTCGCCCACGACCCGCAGACGATAGTTGTCAACGGCGCCGACCCCCGGCTCGCCGCCGAGTTGGGGGAGCTGCCTGCCGTCCGCGCCGGCCGCCCCGACACCACACACGTCGCCACCGGCGCGGACGGCACGCAGTGGTTCCACCTCGGTGACCGGCCGCTCTTCCCGCGTGCCGTGCTTCCGCTGGTCGGCCGGCACAACGAGGGCAACCTGTGCGTGGCCCTGGCCGTGCTCGACGCGCTCGGCATCGACGTGGTGGCCGCCAAGGACCACCTCGCCGTCGCGGTCGCCGAGTTCCAGGGGCTGGCCCACCGGCTCACCGAGATCACCGACCCGTCCGGGTTGACCTTCGTCGACGACACCCTGGCCACCAGCCCGTACGCGGCCATGCACGCCATCGACGCGTACGAGGGGCGGCCGTTGACGGTGATCGTCGGCGGCAACGACCGAGGGCTTGACTACACGCCGCTGGCCGAGCACCTCGCCGAGCGGGAGTTGACAGTGATCGGCATCCCGGACAGCGGCGCCCGCATCGTGGCGGCGCTCGACGGCCTGCCCAAGGTGCGTACGGAGCTTGTCGACGACCTGATGGACGCGGTCCGGCTGTCCCGGGAGGTGACCCCGGCCGGTGGGGTGGTGCTGCTGTCCCCGGCCGCCCCGAGCTACGGCCGGTTCCGCAACTTCGAGCACCGCTCCGAGGTCTTCGCCCAGGCCGTCGCCGACACCGCCGGCTGA
- a CDS encoding TrmH family RNA methyltransferase, whose translation MPVHQITDPDDDRIADYRALTDVELRTRWEPPHGLFIAEGELVLRRALRAGYPARSYLVDAKRVDQLADLDTGDAPVYAATQDVLQRATGFHVHRGVLASFHRRSLPTAAEVLAAARRVVILEDVNNHTNLGAIFRGAAALGIDAVLLSPSCADPLYRRSVRVSMGEVFAMPYAKLERWPAGLDEVREAGFTVLAMTPAPDAVPIQRLTPAQRARAALLLGAEGPGLTAAAQSASDVRVVVPMRRGVDSLNVAAAAAVAFWELGRDDPLA comes from the coding sequence GTGCCCGTCCACCAGATCACCGACCCCGACGACGACCGGATCGCCGACTACCGCGCGCTCACGGACGTCGAGCTGCGCACCCGCTGGGAACCTCCGCACGGCCTGTTCATCGCCGAGGGCGAGCTGGTGCTGCGTCGGGCGCTGCGCGCCGGCTACCCGGCCCGGTCGTACCTGGTCGACGCCAAGCGCGTCGACCAGCTCGCCGACCTGGACACCGGCGACGCGCCCGTCTACGCCGCCACCCAGGACGTGCTGCAACGGGCCACCGGTTTCCACGTACACCGGGGGGTGCTGGCGTCGTTCCACCGCCGCTCGCTGCCGACGGCGGCCGAGGTGCTCGCCGCCGCGCGCCGGGTGGTGATCCTGGAGGACGTCAACAACCACACGAACCTCGGCGCGATCTTCCGGGGCGCCGCCGCGCTGGGCATCGACGCCGTGCTGCTGTCGCCGTCCTGCGCCGATCCGCTCTACCGGCGCAGCGTCCGGGTCAGCATGGGCGAGGTCTTCGCGATGCCGTACGCCAAGCTGGAGCGCTGGCCCGCCGGCCTCGACGAGGTGCGGGAGGCGGGCTTCACAGTGCTCGCCATGACGCCGGCGCCGGACGCCGTACCCATTCAGCGGTTGACCCCTGCGCAGCGCGCGCGGGCGGCGTTGCTGCTCGGCGCGGAGGGTCCCGGCCTCACCGCCGCGGCGCAGTCGGCAAGCGACGTGCGGGTGGTCGTCCCGATGCGGCGCGGCGTGGACTCGTTGAACGTCGCCGCCGCCGCGGCGGTGGCGTTCTGGGAACTGGGTCGCGACGATCCGCTTGCATGA